A stretch of the Glutamicibacter sp. JL.03c genome encodes the following:
- the nusG gene encoding transcription termination/antitermination protein NusG, whose product MSDKELEPQINDEVENEFVEADSDQVDAATEVDIDSAEAPAADAEDAQVAEADAEVEGTEAEVAGEDKVARLKEEFRSKLRRLPGDWFVIHTYAGYENRVKVNLETRIQTQDMEEFIYDIQVPMEEVVEVKNTQRKIVRRVRIPGYVLVRMELTDASWGVVRHTPGVTGFVGNAHDPNPLNLDEVFSMLEHTVVDPVEQPSASKPGRAPITEVTVDFEVGESVIVNDGPFETMPATISEIKLEAAQLVVLVSIFERETPVTLNFNQVTKIQ is encoded by the coding sequence GTGTCCGACAAGGAACTCGAACCGCAGATTAATGACGAGGTCGAAAACGAGTTCGTTGAAGCCGACAGCGATCAGGTAGATGCAGCCACTGAGGTTGATATCGACTCGGCCGAAGCCCCAGCCGCAGATGCTGAAGATGCTCAGGTTGCTGAAGCCGACGCCGAGGTTGAAGGAACCGAAGCCGAGGTAGCTGGCGAAGACAAGGTAGCCCGGCTCAAGGAAGAATTCCGCTCGAAGCTGCGCCGCCTTCCGGGTGACTGGTTCGTGATCCACACCTACGCCGGCTACGAGAACCGAGTTAAGGTGAACCTCGAAACCCGTATCCAGACTCAGGATATGGAAGAGTTCATCTACGATATCCAGGTGCCGATGGAAGAAGTCGTTGAGGTGAAGAACACCCAGCGCAAGATCGTCCGCCGCGTGCGCATCCCTGGCTACGTACTGGTACGCATGGAGCTCACCGACGCTTCCTGGGGTGTTGTTCGACACACCCCAGGTGTCACCGGATTTGTTGGTAACGCCCATGATCCAAATCCGCTGAACCTTGATGAAGTGTTCTCCATGCTGGAGCACACCGTTGTTGACCCGGTAGAGCAGCCATCGGCATCGAAGCCGGGCCGCGCTCCAATCACCGAGGTCACCGTGGACTTTGAGGTTGGAGAATCGGTCATCGTCAACGATGGTCCATTCGAGACGATGCCGGCCACGATCTCGGAAATCAAGCTGGAAGCAGCACAGCTGGTCGTATTGGTTTCGATCTTCGAACGTGAAACCCCAGTGACCCTGAACTTCAATCAGGTCACCAAGATCCAGTAG
- the rplL gene encoding 50S ribosomal protein L7/L12: MAKLSNEELLSAFKEMTIIELSEFVKEFEETFDVTAAAVAVAGPAAGGEAAAEEKTEFDVILESAGDKKIAVIKEVRGITSLGLKEAKELVDGAPKALLEGVAKDAAEKAKEALEAAGATVTVK; encoded by the coding sequence ATGGCGAAGCTCAGCAACGAAGAGCTGCTTTCCGCATTCAAGGAAATGACCATCATCGAGCTTTCCGAGTTCGTTAAGGAATTCGAAGAGACCTTCGACGTAACCGCTGCTGCAGTTGCAGTTGCCGGTCCTGCTGCTGGCGGCGAAGCTGCTGCAGAAGAGAAGACCGAATTCGACGTTATCCTCGAGTCGGCTGGCGACAAGAAGATCGCAGTGATCAAGGAAGTTCGCGGCATCACCTCCCTGGGCCTGAAGGAAGCTAAGGAGCTCGTTGACGGCGCTCCAAAGGCTCTGCTTGAGGGTGTTGCAAAGGACGCTGCCGAGAAGGCCAAGGAAGCTCTGGAAGCTGCCGGCGCTACCGTCACCGTTAAGTAA
- a CDS encoding aminoacyl-tRNA deacylase, with the protein MNKLQSDEALTRVTLDASRRNIPIELVPRQKVDSLEEAAEALGIQPAHLLKSLVIKKSDDTFVFALIPGGRKLDWAKLRSQLGVNKLSLPQQDVAWDVTHYESGTITPFGSHTVLPVFIDASVFDEPVPEHIGLGSGDRGHGLLVRPKDLVTGFDATIADISAPA; encoded by the coding sequence ATGAATAAGTTGCAGTCAGATGAAGCGTTGACCCGGGTTACCCTCGACGCCTCGCGCCGCAATATCCCCATCGAGCTGGTGCCGCGCCAGAAGGTGGACTCCTTGGAGGAAGCAGCTGAAGCACTAGGTATCCAGCCAGCCCATCTGCTCAAGTCCCTGGTAATCAAGAAATCCGATGACACCTTCGTGTTCGCGCTGATTCCCGGTGGCCGCAAACTGGACTGGGCCAAGCTGCGCAGCCAGCTGGGCGTCAATAAGCTCTCGCTTCCCCAACAGGATGTGGCCTGGGATGTCACGCACTACGAAAGCGGGACGATCACTCCGTTCGGCTCGCATACCGTGCTGCCGGTGTTCATCGATGCCAGCGTCTTCGATGAGCCGGTTCCGGAGCATATCGGCCTAGGCAGCGGCGATCGAGGCCATGGCTTGCTGGTTCGCCCCAAGGACCTGGTTACCGGCTTTGATGCCACGATTGCTGATATTTCGGCTCCGGCATAG
- the rplK gene encoding 50S ribosomal protein L11, with translation MAPKKKVTGLIKLQIQAGAANPAPPIGPALGQHGVNIMEFCKAYNAATESQRGNVIPVEITVYEDRSFTFITKTPPAAELIKKAAGVAKGSGTPQSLKVANLTQAQVEEIATAKMADLNANDLAAAAKIIAGTARSMGVTVEG, from the coding sequence ATGGCCCCAAAGAAAAAGGTCACCGGACTCATCAAGCTGCAGATCCAGGCAGGTGCTGCTAACCCAGCTCCGCCAATCGGTCCAGCCCTTGGTCAGCACGGCGTCAACATCATGGAATTCTGCAAGGCTTACAACGCAGCGACCGAGTCGCAGCGCGGTAACGTGATTCCAGTTGAGATCACCGTATACGAAGACCGTTCGTTCACTTTCATCACCAAGACCCCTCCTGCAGCTGAGCTGATCAAGAAGGCTGCTGGCGTTGCAAAGGGTTCCGGCACCCCTCAGTCCCTGAAGGTAGCCAACCTGACTCAGGCACAGGTTGAGGAAATCGCCACCGCCAAGATGGCTGACCTCAACGCCAACGATCTGGCTGCTGCAGCCAAGATCATCGCCGGTACCGCTCGCTCCATGGGTGTCACCGTAGAAGGCTAA
- the rplJ gene encoding 50S ribosomal protein L10 gives MATPSKTAAIEEITADFNEATAAVLTEYRGLTVAQLKDLRRSLGQETKYAVVKNTLTAIAAKNAGIDAFDEQLSGPTAIAFVKGDAVAAAKSLTEFAKTNDKLVIKTGWFEGKALDQSGIAALAALESRETQLARVAAVLQAPASAAARVVDALRAKLEENGGAAAEEAPAEA, from the coding sequence ATGGCAACCCCGAGCAAGACTGCAGCGATCGAAGAAATCACTGCGGACTTTAACGAAGCAACCGCGGCTGTCTTGACCGAATACCGTGGGCTTACCGTTGCACAGCTCAAGGATCTGCGCCGCTCGCTTGGTCAGGAGACCAAGTACGCAGTTGTAAAGAACACCTTGACCGCAATCGCAGCCAAGAACGCTGGCATCGATGCATTCGATGAGCAGCTTTCCGGCCCAACCGCAATCGCCTTCGTAAAGGGCGACGCTGTTGCAGCTGCTAAGAGCCTCACGGAATTCGCCAAGACCAACGACAAGCTGGTTATCAAGACCGGCTGGTTCGAAGGCAAGGCGCTGGACCAGAGCGGCATCGCTGCACTGGCCGCACTGGAATCCCGCGAAACCCAGCTCGCTCGCGTTGCTGCAGTTCTGCAGGCTCCGGCCTCAGCGGCTGCTCGCGTCGTCGATGCACTGCGTGCAAAGCTCGAAGAGAACGGTGGCGCTGCCGCCGAGGAAGCTCCGGCAGAAGCCTAG
- the rplA gene encoding 50S ribosomal protein L1, with product MAKRSKAYVAAAAKIDADNNVYTPAEAIALAKETAGEKTNSTVEVAFRLGVDPRKADQMVRGTVNLPHGTGKTARVVVFANGDKAEAAREAGADFVGSDDLIEKIQGGWTDFDAAVATPDLMGKVGRLGKVLGPRNLMPNPKTGTVTMDVTKAVNDIKGGKIDFRVDKHSNLHFIIGKVSFDAKQLTENYAAALEEVLRLKPSASKGRYISKATLATTFGPGIPVDPNVTRVEA from the coding sequence ATGGCAAAGCGCAGCAAAGCATACGTAGCCGCCGCGGCTAAGATCGATGCCGACAACAACGTCTACACTCCAGCCGAGGCAATCGCCCTGGCTAAGGAGACCGCAGGCGAGAAGACCAACTCGACCGTTGAGGTTGCTTTCCGCTTGGGTGTTGACCCACGCAAGGCAGACCAGATGGTTCGCGGTACCGTCAACCTTCCACACGGCACCGGCAAGACCGCTCGCGTGGTAGTTTTCGCCAATGGCGACAAGGCAGAAGCAGCTCGCGAAGCTGGCGCCGACTTCGTTGGCTCGGACGACCTGATCGAAAAGATCCAGGGCGGCTGGACCGACTTCGACGCAGCAGTTGCAACCCCTGACCTGATGGGCAAGGTTGGCCGCTTGGGTAAGGTACTGGGTCCACGTAACCTGATGCCAAACCCTAAGACCGGCACCGTGACCATGGACGTCACCAAGGCTGTTAACGACATCAAGGGCGGCAAGATCGACTTCCGCGTCGACAAGCACTCGAACCTGCACTTCATCATCGGCAAGGTTTCGTTCGATGCCAAGCAGCTGACCGAGAACTACGCTGCAGCTCTCGAAGAGGTACTGCGCCTGAAGCCTTCGGCTTCGAAGGGCCGCTACATCTCGAAGGCTACCCTCGCAACCACCTTCGGTCCAGGTATCCCTGTTGACCCGAACGTGACTCGCGTCGAGGCCTAA
- the ltrA gene encoding group II intron reverse transcriptase/maturase → MNPGEYFLARSVEPVADGEDIRDQQVDLWEQVFSRGNLLVALKRVERNKGSAGVDGLEAHELRAWCHEHWMETRKALDAGTYAPLPVRQVMIPKPDAGERMLGVPSVLDRLIQQALAQVLSPIFDEGFVPVSYGFRPGKSAHDAASMAREAIEQGYRWVVEVDLDAFFDRVNHDVLMSRVARKVKDKRVLKLVRKYLTAGIMAQGVRRETVEGTPQGSPLSPLLSNIMLDDFDQEFWSRDHRFVRYADDIRIFVKSKRAAQRVLDQATKVLEQRLKLRVNRQKSVINPASVATLLGFGFYFVKGSKVRIKVAPKAFKRMKQRIRDLTSRRWSVSMDYRIEQLNRFVRGWMGYFRLSVTPGKFSDLDEWFRRRLRQIRWKEWKLPRTRVANLRRLGIVKDKAYQWGNSSRAFWRVAKSPILHRALPTSYWEELGVVFFRRAWERFQ, encoded by the coding sequence GTGAATCCGGGAGAGTATTTTCTTGCGCGTAGCGTTGAACCGGTGGCTGATGGGGAAGACATCAGGGATCAACAAGTCGATCTGTGGGAGCAGGTGTTCTCGCGAGGGAACTTGTTGGTTGCATTGAAACGTGTTGAGCGGAATAAGGGTTCTGCCGGTGTTGACGGCCTTGAAGCGCATGAGTTGCGCGCATGGTGCCATGAGCATTGGATGGAGACTCGGAAGGCGCTTGATGCTGGAACGTATGCGCCGTTGCCGGTGCGTCAGGTGATGATTCCGAAGCCTGACGCTGGGGAACGGATGCTGGGTGTTCCGTCCGTGTTGGATCGGTTGATTCAACAGGCTCTCGCGCAAGTCTTGTCCCCGATTTTCGATGAGGGGTTCGTGCCGGTCTCCTACGGGTTCCGGCCGGGCAAAAGCGCCCACGACGCTGCTTCGATGGCTCGTGAGGCCATCGAGCAGGGGTATCGGTGGGTTGTGGAGGTTGATCTTGATGCGTTCTTTGATCGGGTGAACCATGACGTGCTGATGTCCAGGGTTGCGCGGAAGGTGAAAGACAAGCGAGTTCTGAAGCTTGTTCGCAAGTATTTGACGGCTGGGATCATGGCGCAGGGTGTTCGCCGGGAAACGGTGGAGGGAACCCCGCAGGGGTCTCCTTTGTCGCCGTTGCTCTCGAATATCATGTTGGATGATTTTGATCAGGAGTTCTGGTCGAGGGATCACCGTTTCGTGCGGTATGCCGATGACATCAGAATTTTTGTGAAGTCGAAACGGGCAGCTCAACGGGTGCTGGATCAGGCGACGAAAGTCCTTGAACAGCGTTTGAAGTTGAGGGTCAATCGGCAGAAATCAGTGATCAATCCGGCGAGTGTAGCTACGTTGCTGGGTTTTGGTTTCTACTTCGTCAAAGGGTCGAAAGTCAGGATCAAGGTTGCTCCGAAGGCGTTCAAACGCATGAAGCAACGGATCCGAGATCTGACTTCTCGGCGGTGGAGTGTGTCGATGGACTACCGTATCGAGCAGTTGAATCGTTTTGTTCGGGGTTGGATGGGCTACTTCCGGTTGTCTGTGACGCCGGGGAAGTTCTCTGATCTTGATGAATGGTTCAGGCGCCGTTTACGTCAGATCCGCTGGAAGGAGTGGAAGCTTCCTCGTACTCGGGTGGCGAATCTTCGCCGTCTGGGGATTGTTAAGGATAAGGCTTATCAGTGGGGGAACAGCTCGCGTGCCTTTTGGCGCGTGGCGAAGTCCCCGATTCTTCACCGTGCCTTGCCGACTTCCTATTGGGAGGAGTTGGGTGTGGTGTTCTTTCGCCGGGCTTGGGAGCGTTTTCAGTGA
- a CDS encoding ATP-binding protein: MESPERSLLVRSEQRMIAGVSGGLAAHLGIPLNYVRLGFIALTAMGGVGILLYAWLWVFVPSAEEAQADEARSWGTRTRSLAEEMNRVQQGFMRTREGWEKNSSWREMLIGAGLLVLAVLALGQWAGWNIRWDLVWPSLGIIAGILLAWLQLDEQVAGPGRKKSAPLLIRLGLGLLLVIGGLLTLLSGSVGVTDLLGGMWAALAILVGAVAVLLPWGTRLWRDFLAERSSRQAAAQRAEFAAHLHDSVLQTLAVIQKRSDDPAAVRTLARIQERELRQWLYGNQDLDDEDVVVEVQHEANDIEQLLLRDVEVIAVGNAQGFEGQQALVAASREAMMNAAKHAPGKISVYVECTEHAVEVFVRDRGEGFDLDAIREDRHGVRESIIGRMQRAGGSAEIRSSETGTEIQLSMPRNTTQEEPQS, from the coding sequence ATGGAAAGTCCGGAAAGAAGCCTCTTGGTGCGCAGCGAGCAGCGCATGATCGCTGGCGTCAGCGGGGGACTGGCAGCGCATCTGGGAATTCCGCTGAACTACGTGCGTCTGGGTTTCATCGCCCTCACTGCGATGGGCGGAGTAGGCATCCTGCTCTACGCCTGGCTGTGGGTCTTCGTGCCAAGCGCGGAGGAAGCTCAAGCCGATGAGGCCAGATCATGGGGGACAAGAACCCGCAGCCTTGCCGAAGAGATGAACCGCGTCCAGCAAGGATTTATGCGCACCAGGGAAGGGTGGGAAAAGAACTCCTCCTGGCGCGAAATGCTCATTGGCGCCGGGCTTCTGGTGCTGGCAGTCTTGGCCTTAGGGCAGTGGGCGGGATGGAATATCCGCTGGGATCTGGTCTGGCCCTCATTGGGAATCATCGCCGGTATCCTCCTGGCCTGGCTGCAACTGGATGAACAGGTTGCCGGGCCAGGCAGGAAGAAGTCTGCTCCATTGCTGATCCGCCTGGGCCTGGGCCTGTTGCTGGTGATCGGTGGCCTGCTGACCCTCCTGAGCGGATCCGTTGGCGTAACCGACCTGCTTGGCGGCATGTGGGCGGCCCTGGCCATACTGGTTGGCGCCGTGGCGGTCCTCTTGCCGTGGGGGACACGGCTGTGGCGGGATTTCCTCGCCGAGCGAAGCTCCCGGCAGGCCGCGGCGCAACGCGCGGAGTTCGCCGCGCACCTGCATGACTCGGTGTTGCAGACCTTGGCCGTGATCCAGAAGCGCAGCGATGACCCGGCCGCGGTGCGAACTCTGGCCAGAATCCAGGAACGTGAACTGCGCCAGTGGCTCTATGGCAACCAGGATCTTGATGACGAGGACGTCGTGGTGGAAGTCCAGCACGAAGCCAACGATATCGAGCAGCTGCTGCTGCGCGATGTCGAAGTCATTGCTGTCGGCAACGCGCAGGGCTTTGAAGGGCAGCAGGCCCTGGTGGCGGCTTCCAGGGAAGCGATGATGAATGCGGCCAAACACGCGCCGGGCAAGATTTCCGTATATGTCGAATGCACTGAGCACGCGGTGGAGGTTTTCGTCCGCGACCGCGGCGAGGGCTTCGACCTTGACGCCATCCGCGAAGACCGGCACGGCGTGCGCGAGTCGATCATTGGACGCATGCAGCGCGCTGGCGGTTCGGCCGAGATTCGCAGCAGCGAGACTGGCACCGAGATTCAACTGAGCATGCCTCGAAATACTACGCAGGAAGAACCGCAATCATGA
- a CDS encoding pyridoxal phosphate-dependent aminotransferase: MSRISRRIGAISESATLAVDAKAKALKAAGRPVIGFGAGEPDFPTPDYIVEAALKAAADPKNHRYSPAAGLPELREAIAAKTLRDSGYEISASQVLVTNGGKQAVYNTFATLLDPGDEVIVPAPYWTTYPEAIQLAGGKPVSIFAGPEQGYKVTVEQLESVLTERTKVLLFVSPSNPTGAVYSPEQVREIGQWAASKGLWVVTDEIYEHLTYGDASFSSIATLAPELEDRVVVLNGVAKTYAMTGWRVGWMAGPADVIKAATNLQSHATSNVANVSQRAALAAVSGPLDAVNEMKTAFNRRRLAIVEGLNAIDGLHCPTPEGAFYAYSDVRGLLGREIRGVVNNTSAELAAFILEQAEVAVVPGEAFGPSGYIRMSYALGDADLAEGVERIAKLLGEAK, translated from the coding sequence ATGTCTCGAATTTCTCGCCGCATCGGCGCAATCTCCGAATCCGCGACCCTCGCAGTCGACGCCAAGGCCAAGGCACTGAAAGCCGCTGGGCGCCCAGTCATCGGGTTCGGTGCCGGTGAGCCTGACTTCCCAACGCCTGACTACATCGTCGAAGCCGCGCTGAAAGCAGCAGCCGATCCGAAGAACCACCGCTACTCCCCTGCTGCCGGCCTCCCAGAACTGCGTGAAGCCATTGCCGCAAAGACGCTGCGTGATTCCGGCTACGAGATTTCCGCATCCCAGGTCCTAGTGACCAACGGCGGCAAGCAGGCCGTGTACAACACCTTCGCCACCCTGCTGGATCCAGGAGACGAAGTCATCGTCCCGGCTCCGTACTGGACCACCTACCCCGAAGCCATCCAGCTGGCCGGCGGCAAGCCGGTTTCGATCTTCGCCGGCCCGGAACAGGGCTACAAGGTCACCGTTGAGCAGCTCGAATCCGTGCTGACCGAACGCACCAAAGTACTGCTGTTCGTTTCGCCATCGAACCCGACCGGCGCTGTGTACTCGCCGGAGCAGGTGCGCGAAATCGGCCAGTGGGCTGCCTCCAAGGGCCTGTGGGTTGTCACCGACGAAATCTACGAGCACCTGACCTACGGGGATGCGAGCTTCAGCTCCATCGCCACCCTCGCACCAGAACTCGAAGACCGCGTGGTTGTGCTCAACGGCGTCGCCAAGACCTACGCCATGACCGGTTGGCGCGTGGGATGGATGGCCGGTCCAGCCGACGTCATCAAGGCCGCCACCAACCTGCAGTCGCACGCTACTTCGAACGTTGCCAACGTATCGCAGCGCGCTGCCCTGGCCGCCGTCTCCGGCCCGCTGGATGCGGTCAACGAAATGAAGACCGCATTCAACCGCCGCCGCCTGGCGATCGTCGAAGGCCTGAACGCCATCGACGGCCTGCACTGCCCTACCCCCGAAGGCGCGTTCTACGCCTACTCGGATGTCCGTGGCCTGCTCGGCCGCGAAATCCGAGGCGTCGTGAACAACACCAGCGCCGAGCTGGCAGCATTCATCCTCGAGCAGGCTGAGGTCGCCGTGGTCCCAGGCGAAGCGTTCGGACCATCGGGCTACATCCGCATGTCCTACGCATTGGGCGACGCAGACCTCGCCGAAGGCGTTGAGCGCATCGCGAAGCTACTCGGCGAAGCCAAGTAA
- a CDS encoding acyltransferase family protein, whose protein sequence is MSNSLTPRTHAPAPRLGLLDALRFTAALIVVFYHYTAWGHEHWGTKAPEFWPVLSEFTRYGQLGVQLFFLISGFVILMSLQGKNVIGFIGSRVGRLYPAYWVAVIAAAVLSLKIWPAGNDGRTTGDILPNLTMMQSAFNIQDLDGVYWTLWVELRFYILLAILLAIGLVKNQHIMWLCALWPAIGLYLHVTQLDEVQNWFAGQYAALFAAGMMLYQIYQSGHTLMRWLLLIFDTAIAAFFTGIKGRFDAGYLSGLDVPAWHFQVLAVACVALLAICTLTPLKHIQAKWMAVAGSLTFPLYLFHQLWGWWLIEELHGTINKYVLLFGLVAVMLGWAYLVARFVEKPLGLPLRNATIRSLAFVADGLMKARSRPPLSMPEPKYQQSWHQSR, encoded by the coding sequence GTGTCGAATTCTCTAACTCCACGGACCCACGCACCTGCGCCGAGACTTGGTCTACTAGACGCACTGCGTTTCACCGCTGCCTTGATAGTGGTGTTCTACCACTACACGGCCTGGGGACACGAACACTGGGGGACTAAGGCCCCGGAATTCTGGCCGGTACTCTCTGAATTCACCCGCTATGGACAGCTAGGCGTCCAGCTCTTCTTCCTGATCTCGGGCTTCGTCATCCTGATGTCCCTGCAAGGCAAGAACGTCATAGGATTCATCGGATCACGAGTCGGGCGACTGTATCCCGCCTATTGGGTGGCGGTCATCGCCGCCGCAGTATTGTCATTGAAAATCTGGCCAGCAGGCAACGATGGGCGCACCACCGGCGACATCCTGCCCAACCTGACCATGATGCAGTCGGCGTTCAATATCCAGGATCTTGATGGCGTCTACTGGACGCTTTGGGTGGAACTGCGCTTCTATATTCTGCTGGCTATCCTCTTGGCCATAGGACTGGTCAAGAACCAGCACATCATGTGGCTCTGCGCGCTCTGGCCTGCTATCGGCTTGTACCTGCACGTCACCCAGCTCGACGAGGTCCAGAACTGGTTCGCCGGACAGTACGCGGCGCTCTTCGCCGCAGGCATGATGCTGTACCAGATCTACCAAAGCGGCCATACCCTCATGCGGTGGCTGCTGCTGATCTTCGACACGGCTATCGCGGCCTTCTTCACCGGAATCAAGGGGCGTTTCGACGCTGGTTATCTCTCCGGACTCGACGTGCCGGCCTGGCACTTCCAGGTACTCGCCGTCGCCTGCGTGGCCCTGTTGGCCATTTGCACGCTTACCCCGCTCAAGCACATCCAAGCCAAATGGATGGCTGTTGCCGGTTCTCTGACGTTCCCGCTCTACCTGTTCCACCAGCTGTGGGGTTGGTGGCTCATCGAAGAACTGCACGGCACCATCAACAAGTATGTGCTGCTCTTCGGATTGGTCGCAGTCATGCTCGGCTGGGCCTACCTCGTAGCCCGCTTCGTCGAGAAGCCGCTGGGATTGCCACTGCGCAATGCCACCATCAGGTCGCTGGCCTTCGTGGCCGACGGGCTCATGAAGGCGCGCAGCCGTCCGCCGCTATCTATGCCGGAGCCGAAATATCAGCAATCGTGGCATCAAAGCCGGTAA
- a CDS encoding LuxR C-terminal-related transcriptional regulator yields MSTENTARSYRVVLVDDHAIFRSGLKADLASDMHIVGEAGTVEEAIAVITETKPDVVLLDVHLPGGRAGGGAEVLKNCAQLLGSTKFLALSVSDAAQDVVTVIRAGARGYVTKSISGVEISDAVRRVAAGDAVFSPRLAGFVLDAFGSGTAVSDIDEELDLLSDRELQVMRLIARGYSYKEVATELFISVKTVESHVSNVLRKLQLSNRHELTRWAVDRKIL; encoded by the coding sequence ATGAGTACCGAAAATACGGCCCGAAGCTATCGAGTAGTCCTCGTTGACGATCACGCGATCTTTCGTTCGGGCCTCAAAGCTGACCTCGCGAGCGACATGCACATCGTCGGCGAAGCCGGAACCGTGGAAGAAGCCATCGCCGTGATCACCGAAACGAAACCCGACGTGGTGCTGCTGGACGTTCACCTTCCAGGCGGCCGTGCCGGCGGAGGTGCTGAAGTGCTGAAAAATTGCGCGCAGCTTCTGGGATCCACCAAATTCCTGGCCCTCAGCGTTTCCGATGCGGCTCAAGACGTGGTCACGGTGATTCGCGCCGGAGCCCGCGGGTACGTCACCAAGAGCATTTCCGGCGTGGAAATCTCCGATGCCGTGCGCCGCGTGGCTGCCGGGGACGCGGTCTTTTCGCCGCGCCTGGCCGGATTCGTGCTGGACGCTTTTGGCAGTGGCACCGCGGTTTCAGACATCGATGAAGAGCTGGATCTTCTCTCGGACCGCGAACTGCAGGTGATGCGCCTGATTGCCCGAGGCTATAGCTATAAGGAAGTGGCCACGGAATTGTTCATTTCGGTGAAAACCGTGGAGTCACATGTATCGAATGTCTTGCGCAAGCTGCAGCTTTCGAACCGCCACGAGCTCACCCGGTGGGCTGTTGACCGCAAGATCCTCTAG
- the secE gene encoding preprotein translocase subunit SecE: protein MTESALDSGKGKQKRGFFAQIMLFFRQVIAELKKVVTPTRSELLNYFLVVVGFVVVVMLIVTALDFVFGQGSILLFTKQVEQ, encoded by the coding sequence GTGACCGAATCTGCTCTTGACTCTGGTAAGGGTAAGCAGAAGAGGGGCTTTTTTGCCCAAATCATGCTGTTTTTCCGTCAGGTAATCGCGGAACTTAAGAAGGTAGTCACCCCGACCCGCAGCGAATTGCTCAATTACTTCTTGGTAGTTGTCGGTTTCGTCGTCGTGGTGATGCTGATCGTGACGGCCCTGGATTTCGTCTTCGGGCAGGGTTCGATCCTCCTGTTCACCAAACAGGTAGAGCAGTAA